The Streptomyces sp. NBC_00459 DNA segment GCGGCCGGGCCCGTTCCGCCGGTGACGTCCCGGCCCAGATAGACCCGGCCCATGCCGCCGCTGCCGAGCAGCGACTCCAACCGGTAGGGGCCCGCCTGCCGCGGATCGTTCCTGCGCAGCGGGACCACGGGAGGCGGTTCCATACCGGCTGCCGCATAGGCCATCTCTTCGGTGCGGCTGCGGTGCTCGGGTGGCATGAGGGCCCTGGTCTCTCGCGTGGCACGGGTGACCGAGAGATTAGCGCAGCACACCTGTGCGAAACGGGGAGTTGGGCCGGTTCCTCGGCCAGGAATTCGCGCAGCCGTCGGCCCGCCTCGGTGTGGGGGAGTCGGCCGGCGGTCCGCGTCGGACGCGTCAGTCCTCTTCGTATCCCCCGCACAGCCGCCGCAGGACCAGCCCGCACCGGCGCGCATAGGCATGCTGCAGTCCCCGGGTCGCGGGACCGCCCGCCTTGGTGTACCACTTCGCGGGGCGGCTGAACGCGCTTATGGTCAGCCACACCGTGCCGTCGCCCGTGCGGTCCACGACGAAGGACTCCTCGCCGCACTCCGGGTGACCGGCCAGGGTGCCGTACGCCCAGCCGGCGCGGCGGTACTCCTCCACCGTCCAGACCACACGGCAGGGGGCCTTTATGACGCCGGCGAGGGTGACGGTCACATCGACGTCCGGTGCCGCCCGTTCGGAGCCGGCGTCGATGCCCACGCCCATCGCGCGGTGCATCTCCCAGGTCAGGACGGCCTCGGCGGCACGCCGGAAGACCTCCTCGCCCTCACCGAGGCGGGTGCGCACATGCATGGGGTGGAAGCCGGGCGGGCAACGGAAGCCGCGCTCGCGGGTCGCGCCGACCTCCGCGTACGTGAAGGACATGGGACCCAAGGGTAGGGCGGGGGGTGCGGGCGGCTTCGCGGCGGGGTGCGCGATACGGACGCACGTACGACGGGGCGGTCCCCGGAAATGCCTTCGTTCCGGGTACCGCCCCGCCGGTCACCTGCTCACCCGCCGCTCATGCCGAGCGGCACGCGTCACTCGTCACGCCGTGACGTTGACCGCCGCCCAGGCAGCGTTCACCGCCGCGTACTCGGTGCTGCTGGCGCCGTACAGGGCCGAGGCCGCCGACAGGGTCGCCGTGCGGGCGCCCTTGTAGTTGGTCGTCGACGTCATGTAGGTGGTCAGCGCCTTGTACCAGATCTGGACGGCCTTGGCGCGGCCGATGCCCGTGATCGTGGAGCTGTTGTACGTCGGGGAGTTGTAGCTGACCCCGTTGATCGTCTTCGAACCGCTGCCCTCGGAGAGGAGGTAGAAGAAGTGGTTCGCGGGACCCGACGAGTAGTGGACGTCGAGGTTCTTGACCGTCGACGACCAGTAGTTGGCCGAGCCGCCGTCCTTGCTCGGCTGGTCCATGTAACGCAGCGGCGAGCCGTCGCCGTTGATGTCGATCTCCTCGCCGATGAGGTAGTCACCGACGTCGGAGGAGTTCGCCGCGTAGAACTCGACCGCCGTGCCGAAGATGTCGGACGTCGCCTCGTTCAGGCCGCCGGACTCGCCCGAGTAGTTGAGGCCCGCCGTGTTGGCGGTGACGCCGTGGGTCATCTCGTGACCGGCCACGTCCAGCGAGGTCAGCGGGTTGACGTTGCCCTCGCCGTCGCCGTATGTCATGCAGAAGCAGCTGTCGTCCCAGAACGCGTTGACGTACGCGTTGCCGTAGTGGACGCGGGAGTAGGCGGCGACCCCGTTGTTCTTGATGCCGGAGCGGCCGAACGTGTCCTTGTAGAAGTCCCACGTCTTCTGCGCGCCGTACGCGGCGTCGACGGCCGCGGTCTGGTCGGTGGTCGAGCTGGAGGCCGCGCCGGTGCCCCAGGTGTCGTCGGCGTCGGTGAACAGGGTGCCGGCGGAGGAGCTGGTGCCGTGCGCCTTGTTGTACGTCTTGTGGCCGCCGCGTGTGCCGTCGGTCAGCTGGTACGTCGAACCCGACAGCGTCGTGCTCAGCGAGACGGTGCCCGAGTAGAGGCTCTTGCCGGTGCCGGTCTCGATGCCCTGGTACTCGTACAGCTTCTTGCCGGTGGCCGCGTCGGTGATGACGTGCAGCTCGTTCGGGGTGCCGTCCTCCTGGAGGCCGCCGACGACGGTCTCGTAGGCGAGGGTCGGGGTGCCCGAGGCAGCCCAGATCACCTTGCGGGGGGCGTCGGACGCCGCCGACTTGGTGGAGCCGGCCTTCTTGGCGAGCGTGACGGCCTGCTTCTCGACGGCGGCCGTGGTGACCTCGGGGGTGAGGTCGGTGACCTTGATGGCGGCGTTGTGCGCTCTGGTCACGCCCTTGGTCACGCCGGCCGCGTTCTCGTGCACGACGAGGTCGCCGCCGAGGACCGGCAGGCCCGCGTAGGTGCGCTCGTAGCGGGTGTGCAGCGTGCCGTCGGCGTCCTTGACGACGTCACGGACGACGAGCTTCTCCTTGGCGCCGAGGCCTATCTCGTCGGCGGTCGCCGGGGCTTCGGCGGCGGCCTCCTTGATGAGGGCCGTGCGCGCGGCGGGAGACAGCGTCACCGGGACGGCGGAGACCTTGGCCTTGGCGCCGGCCGGCTCGCTCTCCGCGGAGGCGCCCGTGGTCAGACCGGTGGTGAGGAGGGCTCCGGCCGCGACGGCGGTGGCGATGGCCAGGGTGGTTCGCTTGTGACGCGCGTAGAGGGGGGTCACGCGGACTCCTTTTGTGGGGGTTCCGGGCGGTCTTGGGGTGAACACCCGGAAGTGCTTGTGAACTTGGAGTGCTGCTGCGGCGTGCGTTGGAAGAGTGACATTGGGGGCGCGTACATGTCAGGACCCCAAAGTGATGTTGGCCGAAAATCGACTGTCCGGCGAACGTTTCATGTATGTAACACGGCGCGATCTTGGTAAAGCGACAACAAAGACCGGGCACGGTGCCAACAAAAGCGCAGTACGGGGGCGGCAAAGGAAGCGCCGCCCCGGTGAGTAGATCCACCGGGGCGGCGCCCTGCCGCTTACGCGTCCTGAACGGTGCTTGAACGGGCCCTTACGGGCGGTGTGTTCAGGCCGTCGGGAACGTGAGACTCCAGCCGTTGATCCGGCCGGTGTCCTGGGCCGCGTTGTCCTGGACCCTCAACTGCCAGATGCCGTTGGCGACCTCGGAGGAGGCGTTCACCGTGTACGTGGTGTTGATGTTGTCCGTGCTGCCGCCGGTGCCGTACGCCTTCAGCGTGTACGCCGTGCCGTCGGGCGCGATGAGCTGCACCTGAAGGTCGCCGATGTAGGTGTGGATGATGTCGACCGCGACCGGGAGGCTTGCCGGCGCGTTGCCTGTCCGCCCGGAGACGGTGATCGACGACGTGACCGCCGCCCCGTTGTCCGGAATCGATACGTCGGCGGTGTTCTCGAACACCGTTCCGCCACCGCCACCACCGCCCGGACGCGTACCGACGTTGATACCGGCCCACGCGTTCTGCACGGCCGTGTACTCGGCGCTCGTCGTGCCGTACAGCTCACCGGCCGCCGCGAGGGTGCCGGTGCGGGCCGCCGCGTAGTTGGTGGTCGACGTGAACTTCGTGGTGAGCGCGCGGAACCAGATCTTCTCCGCCTTGTCCCGGCCGATGCCGGTCACCGCGAGCCCGTCCGAGGTGGGCGAGTTGTAGCTGACGCCGTTGATGGTCTTGGCGCCGCTGCCCTCGCTCAGCAGGTAGAAGAAGTGGTTCGCCGGGCCGGACGAGTAGTGCACGTCGATCGAGCCGATACCCGAGTACCAACTGTCCTTGGACGAGCCGTCCTTGCTCGGCTTGTCCATGTAACGCAGCGGCGTGCCGTCGCCGTTGATGTTGATCTCCTCGCCGATGAGGTAGTCACCGACGTCGGAGGAGTTGTTCGCGTAGAACTCGACCGTCGAGCCGAAGATGTCCGAGGTCGCCTCGTTCAACCCGCCCGACTCACCGCTGTAGTTGAGTCCGGCAGTGTTGGAGGTGAGGCCGTGCGTCATCTCGTGCGCGGCCACGTCGATCGACGTCAGCGGGTTGGCGTTGCCCGAGCCGTCGCCGTACGTCATGCAGAAGCAGCTGTCCGACCAGAAGGCGTTGACGTAGTTGTTGCCGTAGTGGACGCGCGAGTAGGCGCCCACACCGTCGCCCTTGATGCCGGAACGGCCGTGCACGTTCTTGTAGTAGTCCCAGGTCAGTGCGGCGCCGTAGGCGGCGTCCGCGCCGGCCGACTCCAGGTTGGAGGCGAGGCCGTTGCCCCAGATGTCGTCGGGGCCCGAGAAGAGGGTGCCGGTGCCGGAGGTGCCGCGGTTCAGGTTGTACGTCTTGTGGCTGCCGCGCGCGCCGTCGGTCAGGTTGAACGTCGAACCCGACTGCGTGGTGGTGAGGTTGACCGTGCCGCTGTACACCGTGTTGCCGGTGCCGGTCTCGATCGCCTCCCACTCGAACAGCTTCGCGCCGGAGGTGGCGTCCGTGATGACGTGCAGCTCCTGCGGGGTGCCGTCGTGCTGGAAGCCGCCGACGACCGTCTCGTAGGCGAGGACGGGGGTACCGCTCGCCGCCCAGATCACCTTGCGCGGCGCCTTGTTGACGTCGGGGCTCTTGGCCTCCTCCGCCTTCGCCGCGCCCAGCGCCTGGCTCTCGGCCTTCGCGGCGGCGATCCTCGGCGTCAGGGACGCCACCTTGATGGTGGCCCGCGACGCCTTCACGACGCCTTCGGTGGCACCCGACTTGGCGGTGTCGACCACCAGGTCGCCGCCGAGGACGGGCAGACCGTCGTAGGTGCGCTCGTAGCGCGTGTGCACGGTGCCGTCGCCGTCCTTGAGGACGTCACGGACGACGAGCTTCTCCTTGGCGCCCAGACCGAGTTCCCTGGCCGTCTCCACCTTGGTGGCGTTGGCCTCGGCCAGCAGCGCGGCGCGCTGGGCGGGGGACAGCTTGACGGACTCGGCGCCCGGTATGACCTTGCCCGCGGCCGACGGTGCCTTCTCCGGGGCTGCGGTGGCGGCACCGGACTGAACTGCCGCTGCCAGTAGGGCTGTTACCGCGACGAGGGCGCCGGTGGCGACCCGTCGCTGGGTGGAGCGGGAGAACTCGGTGGAGCTGGTGTGGGAGGTTGCGTGGGGGGCGCGTCTGTGGGACTGGCGTCTCAACACTGACTCCTTCTGCTTGGCCGCTGGTCGAGCGGCCAGGGGGGACCGAACGGTGGTCGTCCGTCCGGGGCAGAACAGGTGCGTGAGGATGCGCGGCGAAGAACACAGCGGTATGCCTGTGGAGCCGCTGTGAAGGTGCCGTGGGAAGAGTGGCAGGCGGGCGCCCGGGCTGTCAGGACCGCGTCAACAAGTTGGCTGGAAATGGTCCGTTGTCCGGATGGTCATGTTCGCTATACGGTCTGTTCGCTTTGCGGCCAATCGGCCTTTTCCGTCGGGTCGGCCCTGTGTGCCGAGGTCGGTTGTTGCTCCCCGTGCCACGACCGCCACAGCGCCGCGTACGCCCCGTCCGCCGCCACCAGCCCCTCGTGCGTGCCGAGTTCGGTGATCCGCCCCTCCTCCATCACGGCCACCCGGTCCGCGTCGTGCGCGGTGTGCAGCCGGTGCGCGATCGCGATCACCGTCCGCCCCTTGAGTACGGCGGCCAGCGCGCGCTCCGTATGACGCGCGGTCGTCGGATCGAGCAACGCCGTCGCCTCGTCCAGGATCAGCGTGTGCGGGTCGGCCAGCACCACGCGGGCCAGGGCGAGTTGCTGGGCCCGCGAACCGTCGGTCGACTCACCGTCGGGGCCCAGCCCGGTGTCCAGTCCGGCGGGCAGCTCGCGCACCCAGCCGGCGGCGCCGACAGCGGCCAGCGCCGCCCACAACTCGGCGTCCGTGGCCGCCGGTTCGGCGATCAGCAGATTCTCCCGGACCGTGCCCAGGAAGACATGGTGCTCCTGTGTGACGAGCACGACCTGCCGTCGCAGCTCCTCGGGCCCGAGCGAGGAGACCGGTACACCGCCCACGGTCACCGTGCCCGAACGCGGCTCGTCGATCCCCGCGAGCAACCGGCACAGCGTCGTCTTGCCCGCACCCGACGGCCCCACCACCGCGAGCCGTTCACCCGGCCGCACCGTCAGATCGACCCCGCGCAGGACCTCGCCCCCACGGTCGTACGCATACCGCACCCCTGTCACGTCGATCCGGTCGCCCACCGGCACGGGCGACGCCTCGGCCCCGCCCCTGGGCGCCCGTCCGAGCCCCTCCACCCGGGCGAACGAGGCGCTGCTGGACTGCAGTTGCTCCATCCAGGTCAGCACCTCGTCGAGGGGCGACTCCAACTGCCGCAGATACAGGGCGGCCGCCACCACCGCGCCCAGGCTGATCGCCCCCTGCCCGTGCAACGCGCCGCCCACCACCAGCACGACGACCACGGGAAGGACGTACGACACCTCCACCGGCGGAAAGAACACGGTCCGCAGATACAGCGTGTGCAGGCGCCGGCGCCGGGAGTGGTCCAGCGCCTCACGGCTCACCGTCACCCGCCGCTCCGCCAGCCCGAACGCCTCGACCGTGCGCGCCCCCGACGCGGTCGCCGAGAGAATTTCGGCCACCTCGGAGTTCGCGGAGCCCTCGGCGAGATACGCGGTGCGGGCCCGGCGCAGATACCAGCGCAGCGCGAACCAGATGCCGGTCTGCGCGAGCACCGCGGCCAGACCGAGCAGCGGATCGAGCGCGAACACGGCACCGACGATGAACAGACACTGCACCGAGGCGATCAGCAGATCAGGCCCGGCATCGCGCAACGTCGTGCCGACCGTGCCGACGTCGGCCGTCCCCCGGGCCGTCAGATCACCGGTCCCGGCTCGCTCCACCACCGACGCGGGCAGCGCCAGCGCCCGGTCCACGAACTCCTCCCGTACCCGCGCCAGCGTCCGCTCCCCGAACCGGTACCCCACGAACCGCGCCCAGCGCGCCAGCAGCAACTGCGCCACCGCGCACCCCACGATGACCAGCCCGAGCCGGTCCACGGCCGAGACCCCGGCACCCGCCCGCACCTCGTCGATGATCCGCCCGAGCAGCCAGGGCGCGACGAGCCCGGCCCCGGCTGCGGCCGAGTTCAGCAGCAGAAGCGCGACGAAGGCACGGCCGTCGGCGCGAATCAGCCGGACGGCGGCCCGGCGGACGTCCGCCGTGGTGGCGATGGGCAGTTGGGCATTCACCGTGCGGGCTCCTCGATGCTCTCCAGGTCCCCTTCGACCGCCAGGTCTGCCGGGTCGTCCGTCTCGTCCGCGTCGCGTGCCACCAGGGCCCGGTAACCCGGTTCCTCCGCGAGCAGCCGCTGATGGCTGCCGACGGCCGCCGTCTTGCCGTCGACCAGGTAGTACACGGTGTCCGCCCGGTCCAGCATCAGGGGGGAGGTGGAGGCCACGACGGTCGTGCGGTCCGTGCGCTCGCCCCGCTCGGCGCGCAGCCGTTCCGCGACGGCGGCCTCGGTGTGCGCGTCCAGCGCCGACGTCGGCTCCACGGCGAGCAGCACCTCGGGGTCGGCGAGCAGCGCCCGCACCAGCCGTACGCGCTGTCGCTGCCCGCCCGAGAGGTTGCGGCCCTGCGCGTCGATCGCCGAGTCCAGCCCCTCCGGCAGCCCGAGGACGATGTCGTCGGCGACGGCCGCGCGCACCGCCCGCGCGATGGCCTCCTCGCCGGGTTCCCCGCGCCCGGAGACCAGTTCGCGCAGCGTCCCGGCGAACAGGTCCGCCTCGTTGTCGGCGACCAGGATGCGGGCGCGCACCTGGGCGAGGGCGACCTCGTCGAGCCGTACGCCGCCCCAGGTCGCCGCCGACGGCACGAACCGGCCGAGCCGGTCGACGACGTCGGCGGCATCGGCGGGCCGGGCACCGGCGAGCGCGGTCAGCCGCCCCGGCAGGACGGTCACGCCGGAATCGGGGTCGTGCAGCGGGGCGGGTGATCCGGGCGCGTCCAGCCCCCGGCCGGCGCCGCTGCCGTCGTCGTCGGGCTCAAGTGCCAGGAACCGTACGACCCTTCGGGCGGCCACCAGGGCCCGGCTGATCTGGAATCCGCACTCGATGAAGAACGCCACCGGCATGATCAGCACGGCGACATAGCCGTACACCGACACCAACTCGCCCACGGTGATGGTCCCTTGGGCGGCCAGCCGGGCCGCGAGCCAGGTCACCAGGGCCAGGAACAGCGTCGGCAGCCCGACCCCGAGCGCCTGGATCCAGCTGCTCACCGCCCCGACCCGGTACCCCTGCTCCTGGAGGCGGCGCGAGTCACGGCGGAAGGCGTCGGCGAACAGCCCCTTGCCGCCAAGCCCGTTGAGGACCCGCAGCCCGCCCGAGAGATCCCCGATCCGGGCGGTCAGGACACCCTGCCGCTCCCGGTACGAGGACTCCACCCCCTGAAGCCGGCCGAGCAGCGGCCCGACGAGTACGGCGAGGACGGGCACCCCGAGCAGGATCACGGCGGCGAGCGTCGGCGACACCGACAGCAGCAGTCCGGCGACCACGCTGTAGGAGACCATCGAGCCGATGCCGGGCCCGACGAAGGTCAGCGACTGGGCGATCGTCGACACGTCGCCGACGCCGATCGTGACGACCTCCCCGGCCCCGACCTGCCGGGGCAGCGCGGCCCCCAGCCGCACGGCCTGCCCGACCACGACCTTGACCGTACGGAAGTTGGCGTCCATCCGGACCCGGGTCATCGTGCGGTGCCGCATGATGCTCAGCCACGCACTGAACGTCCCGGCGGCGAGCATCGCGCCGGCCCAGCCGGCCAGCACGGCCTGGTCGCCCGGTTCGAGACCGTCGTCGACGGCCCGGGACATCAGATACGGCGACAGCGCCATCAGCGTCGTCCAGGTGCTGGCCAGCACCGCTCCGACCGCACACCGCCGCCACTGCTGCCGCACCAGCCACAGCAGATAGCGCGCGGGGCCGCGGGAGTCGGGCGTGCCGGGATCCTCGTACGCGTCGATCATTTCTCCGCCGTTCCCCGTCCCGTCCTGCGCCTACAGGCATACACAGTCACGCGCTCACGCACTCGGCGAACTCACGCCAGGCTGTCCCGCCAGGCCCGGTGCAGATCCGCGAACCGGCCCGTACCGGCGATGAGTTCCGCCGGGGCGCCGTCCTCGACGACCCGCCCGTGTTCCATCACCAGCACCCGGTCGGCGATCTCGACGGTCGACAGCCGGTGCGCGATCACGACGGCCGTACGGCCCTTCAGGACCGTCGACATCGCGCGCTGCACGGCCCGTTCACCCGGGATGTCGAGCGAACTGGTCGCCTCGTCGAGGATCAGCACCGCCGGATCGGCGAGCAACGCCCGCGCGAACGCGACCAGTTGGCGCTGCCCGGCGGAGATACGGCCGCCTCGCTTGCGTACGTCCGTGTCGTAGCCCTCGGGCAGCGAGGTGATGAAGTCGTGGGCGCCGATCGCCTTGGCCGCACGCTCGATCTCCTCGCGCGGGGCGTCCGGGGCGCCGATGGCGATGTTGTCCGCGACGCTGCCGGAGAACAGGAAGGCCTCCTGCGTCACCATCACGACCCCGCGCCGCAGATCGGCGCCCGACAGGTCGCTCAGGTCGACGCCGTCGAGGAGGACATGGCCCTCGGTGGGGTCGTAGAAGCGGGCCAGCAGCTTGGCCAGGGTGGACTTGCCGGCGCCGGTCGAGCCGACCACCGCGACGGTCTGCCCGGCCGGGAGGGTGAGGTCGAAGCGGGGCAGCACCTCGCCGCCGGTGCGGTAGGCGAACCGGACCTTGTCGAAGACGACCTCGCGACCCGGGTGCTCGGACTCGAGTACCGGAAGCTCGCGCGGGGTCGACGGTTCCGGGACGGACGGCACCTGGGCGAGGAGCCCGGAGATCTTCTCCAGGGAGGCGGTGGCCGACTGGTACGAGTTGAGGAACATACCGAGCCGGTCGATCGGGTCGTACAGCCGGCGCAGGTACAGCACGGCGGCGGCCAGCACACCCAGCTCCAGCGAGCCGTCCGCGACCCGGTGGGCGCCCCACAGCACGATCGCGGCGACAGCGGTGTTGGCGACGACCCGGGAGCCGACGACGTAACGGGCCATCTCCAGGAGCGCGTCGCCGTTCTTCCGCTCGTGGTCCCGGTTGAGGGCCTCGAACTCCACGTCGTTGGCGGCCTCCCGGCGGAACGCGCGCACCGGCCGGATGCCGTTCATCGTCTCGACGAACTTGACGATCACGGCGGCGATCGCGGTGGACCGCAGCGCGTACACCCGGCCGGCCCGGCGCCGGTAGACGCGGACGAGGACGTAGAGCGGCACGAAGGAGGCGATGGCGAGCGCGCCGAGGCTCAGATCCAGCCAGAGCAGGACGGCCGAGATGTAGGCGAAGGACAGGGCGATGGTGACGAGTTCCTGGAGCCCGTCGTTCAGCAGCTCGCGCAGCGACTCGACGTCCGCCGTGGAGCGCGAGATCAGCCGGCCCGAGGTGTAGCGCTCATGGAAGTCGAGGCTCAGCGCCTGCGCGTGCCGGAAGATGCGCCCGCGCAGATCGAGCAGCGCGTCCTGGCTGACCCGGGCGGCGGCGGAGACGAACCAGTACTGCAGCGCGCCCGAGGCCAGCGCGCAGAGCAGATAGCCGATGCCGACGGCGACGAGCGGCCCGTTGTCGTGGTCGCGGAAGGCCGGTACGGCACGGTCGATCGCGTACGCGACGAGCAGCGGGCCCGCCTGGACGGCCGCCTGCTGGAGCAGCAGGAGCACGGCGGTGAGGGCGACGCGGCCCTTCATCGGGGCGAGAAGGGACCGGAGCAGTCCGGCGGTGGCGCCCTTGGGGGTGGGCAGGTCGTCCTTGTCGAAGGGGTCGTCGGCGGTGGGGGACCGGGGAGCGGCGGTGGCAGCCTCGGTGTCCGGCCCGGCAGCCGGGCCGGCGGCCGGACCCGGGGGCTGTTCGTCGTCGGGGGTCGGCGCGGTGGTCGTGGGCGCCGTCATCGGGCCGCCTCCTCGAAACTGTCGGTGCCGTGGGGGGTTTCGCCGCGGTCGCTCTCCTCGTCCGCGCCGGCCATCAGCCAGGCGTACTCGGCGTTCGTCCGCAGGAGTTCGTGATGCGTGCCCACGGCGGCGATCCGGCCGCCGGAGACAAGGGCGACGCGGTCGGCGAGCAGGACCGTGGACGGTCGGTGCGCCACGATCAGGGCCGTGGTGTCGGCGAGGACCCGGCGCAGCGCGGCCTCGACGGCTGCCTCCGTGTGCACGTCCAGCGCGGACAACGGGTCGTCGAGGACGAGGAACCGGGGCTTGCCCACGACCGCCCTGGCCAGCGCGAGCCGCTGCCGCTGGCCGCCGGACAGGCTGAGACCCTGCTCGCCGACCTGGGTGTCCGTGCCCTGCGGAAGCGAGTGCACGAATTCGGCCTGCGCCACGGAGAGCGCGTGGCGCAACTCGGCCTCGCCCGCGGAGTCCTCGGCCCCCATGAGGACGTTGGCGCCGACGCTCGCCGAGAAGAGGGTGGGTTCCTCGAAGGCGACGGCGACCAGGGAACGCAGTTCCTCCCTGGGCAGGGTGGTGATGTCGCGCCCGTCGAGGGTGATGCGCCCCGAGGTCACCTCGTGCAGCCGGGGGACGAGCGCCGTGAGCGTGGTCTTGCCGCTGCCGGTCGTACCGACGAGGGCCATGGACTCGCCGGGCCGGATGTGGAGGTCGACGCGGTCGAGGACGGGAGGGGAGTCGGCGGGGGCGTCGGGATACCGGAAGGAGACACCGTGGAAGCGGAGGCCCCGGTCGGCGTCGGAGACAACGGCGGGACCGGGACAGGAACCGGAGTTGGTGGAACCGGCGCCGTGAGCGACCTCCCCCACGCCCTCCGGATCCTCGTCCATCACCTCGAAGTACCGTTCCGTGGCGGTGGCCGCGTCCTGGCTCATCGCGAGCAGGAAGCCGATGGAGTCGACGGGCCAGCGCAGGGCGAGGGCCGTGGACAGGAAGGCGACCAGCGTGCCGGCCGACAGATCGCCGTCGGCCACCTGCACGGTCCCCAGCACGAGCGCCGCCCCGATCGCCAGCTCGGGCAGCGTGACGATCACCGCCCAGATCGCCGACAGCAGCCGGGCCTTGTGCAGCTCGGTCCCGCGCAACGTCCGCGACAGCTCACGGAACGCCCGTGCCTGGCTCCGGTGCCGCCCGAACCCCTTGATGATCCGGATGCCGAGCACGCTCTCCTCGACGACCGTCGTCAGGTCGCCCACCTGGTCCTGTGCGCGCCGGGCCACGAGGTGGTAGCGCCGCTCGAAGACGATGCACACCACCAGGACGGGGATGGCGGGTCCCAGGATCACCAGCCCGAGCGACCAGTCCTGGATCAGCATGATGATCACGCCGACCAGGATCGTCACCGCGTTGACGAACAGGAACGTCAACGGGAAGGCGAGGAACATCCGCAGCAGCATCAGGTCCGACGTCGCCCGGGACAGCAACTGCCCGGACGGCCACCGGTCGTGGAAGGCGACCGGCAGCCGCTGGAGCCGCCGGTACAGGCTCGCCCGCATCGCCGCCTCGACGCCGGCCAGCGGCCGGGCCACCAGCCACCGCCGCAGCCCGAACAGCAGCGCCTCCCCGACCCCGAGCAGCAGCAGCCACAGCGCCCCGAACCACACACCCCGGGAGTCACGGTCGGCGATCGGCCCGTCCACCATCCACTTGAGGACGAGCGGGATCACCAGCCCCATGCACGACGCGAGGACGGCTATGAAGGCTGCGGTGAACAGCCGTACCCGCACCGGCCGCACATAGGGCCACAGACGCAGCAGAGTGCGTACGGCGGAGCGGCCGGTGTGGACCTCGGGGTCCTTTGCGGTTGTACGTGTCGTGGACATCGATCCGAGCCTACGGACCACCACTGACAGTGCCTACCGAGTTTTGACCCGAACTCGGTCGGTCGCAGGTCCTACGACCTGCGTGTTCGAGAAGTCGTACGGGCGCATCAACCGATCGGCTGATGCCGGTCCGAGCGCGTCGGCCGATGCGCCGCCCCTTCCCGTACCGCGACGCTGGTCGCATGTCCGTCATCGAAGTGAACGAACTGCGCAAGTCCTACGGTGGCCGTCGTGTCGTGGACGGTGTCTCCTTCGCCGTCGAGGAGGGCGAGATCTTCGGCATCCTCGGCCCGAACGGCGCCGGCAAGACCACCACCGTCGAATGCGTCGAGGGCCTGCGCGT contains these protein-coding regions:
- a CDS encoding ABC transporter ATP-binding protein, producing MNAQLPIATTADVRRAAVRLIRADGRAFVALLLLNSAAAGAGLVAPWLLGRIIDEVRAGAGVSAVDRLGLVIVGCAVAQLLLARWARFVGYRFGERTLARVREEFVDRALALPASVVERAGTGDLTARGTADVGTVGTTLRDAGPDLLIASVQCLFIVGAVFALDPLLGLAAVLAQTGIWFALRWYLRRARTAYLAEGSANSEVAEILSATASGARTVEAFGLAERRVTVSREALDHSRRRRLHTLYLRTVFFPPVEVSYVLPVVVVLVVGGALHGQGAISLGAVVAAALYLRQLESPLDEVLTWMEQLQSSSASFARVEGLGRAPRGGAEASPVPVGDRIDVTGVRYAYDRGGEVLRGVDLTVRPGERLAVVGPSGAGKTTLCRLLAGIDEPRSGTVTVGGVPVSSLGPEELRRQVVLVTQEHHVFLGTVRENLLIAEPAATDAELWAALAAVGAAGWVRELPAGLDTGLGPDGESTDGSRAQQLALARVVLADPHTLILDEATALLDPTTARHTERALAAVLKGRTVIAIAHRLHTAHDADRVAVMEEGRITELGTHEGLVAADGAYAALWRSWHGEQQPTSAHRADPTEKADWPQSEQTV
- a CDS encoding M4 family metallopeptidase; translation: MTPLYARHKRTTLAIATAVAAGALLTTGLTTGASAESEPAGAKAKVSAVPVTLSPAARTALIKEAAAEAPATADEIGLGAKEKLVVRDVVKDADGTLHTRYERTYAGLPVLGGDLVVHENAAGVTKGVTRAHNAAIKVTDLTPEVTTAAVEKQAVTLAKKAGSTKSAASDAPRKVIWAASGTPTLAYETVVGGLQEDGTPNELHVITDAATGKKLYEYQGIETGTGKSLYSGTVSLSTTLSGSTYQLTDGTRGGHKTYNKAHGTSSSAGTLFTDADDTWGTGAASSSTTDQTAAVDAAYGAQKTWDFYKDTFGRSGIKNNGVAAYSRVHYGNAYVNAFWDDSCFCMTYGDGEGNVNPLTSLDVAGHEMTHGVTANTAGLNYSGESGGLNEATSDIFGTAVEFYAANSSDVGDYLIGEEIDINGDGSPLRYMDQPSKDGGSANYWSSTVKNLDVHYSSGPANHFFYLLSEGSGSKTINGVSYNSPTYNSSTITGIGRAKAVQIWYKALTTYMTSTTNYKGARTATLSAASALYGASSTEYAAVNAAWAAVNVTA
- a CDS encoding ABC transporter ATP-binding protein; amino-acid sequence: MIDAYEDPGTPDSRGPARYLLWLVRQQWRRCAVGAVLASTWTTLMALSPYLMSRAVDDGLEPGDQAVLAGWAGAMLAAGTFSAWLSIMRHRTMTRVRMDANFRTVKVVVGQAVRLGAALPRQVGAGEVVTIGVGDVSTIAQSLTFVGPGIGSMVSYSVVAGLLLSVSPTLAAVILLGVPVLAVLVGPLLGRLQGVESSYRERQGVLTARIGDLSGGLRVLNGLGGKGLFADAFRRDSRRLQEQGYRVGAVSSWIQALGVGLPTLFLALVTWLAARLAAQGTITVGELVSVYGYVAVLIMPVAFFIECGFQISRALVAARRVVRFLALEPDDDGSGAGRGLDAPGSPAPLHDPDSGVTVLPGRLTALAGARPADAADVVDRLGRFVPSAATWGGVRLDEVALAQVRARILVADNEADLFAGTLRELVSGRGEPGEEAIARAVRAAVADDIVLGLPEGLDSAIDAQGRNLSGGQRQRVRLVRALLADPEVLLAVEPTSALDAHTEAAVAERLRAERGERTDRTTVVASTSPLMLDRADTVYYLVDGKTAAVGSHQRLLAEEPGYRALVARDADETDDPADLAVEGDLESIEEPAR
- a CDS encoding M4 family metallopeptidase; the encoded protein is MLRRQSHRRAPHATSHTSSTEFSRSTQRRVATGALVAVTALLAAAVQSGAATAAPEKAPSAAGKVIPGAESVKLSPAQRAALLAEANATKVETARELGLGAKEKLVVRDVLKDGDGTVHTRYERTYDGLPVLGGDLVVDTAKSGATEGVVKASRATIKVASLTPRIAAAKAESQALGAAKAEEAKSPDVNKAPRKVIWAASGTPVLAYETVVGGFQHDGTPQELHVITDATSGAKLFEWEAIETGTGNTVYSGTVNLTTTQSGSTFNLTDGARGSHKTYNLNRGTSGTGTLFSGPDDIWGNGLASNLESAGADAAYGAALTWDYYKNVHGRSGIKGDGVGAYSRVHYGNNYVNAFWSDSCFCMTYGDGSGNANPLTSIDVAAHEMTHGLTSNTAGLNYSGESGGLNEATSDIFGSTVEFYANNSSDVGDYLIGEEININGDGTPLRYMDKPSKDGSSKDSWYSGIGSIDVHYSSGPANHFFYLLSEGSGAKTINGVSYNSPTSDGLAVTGIGRDKAEKIWFRALTTKFTSTTNYAAARTGTLAAAGELYGTTSAEYTAVQNAWAGINVGTRPGGGGGGGTVFENTADVSIPDNGAAVTSSITVSGRTGNAPASLPVAVDIIHTYIGDLQVQLIAPDGTAYTLKAYGTGGSTDNINTTYTVNASSEVANGIWQLRVQDNAAQDTGRINGWSLTFPTA
- a CDS encoding DUF1990 domain-containing protein, which produces MSFTYAEVGATRERGFRCPPGFHPMHVRTRLGEGEEVFRRAAEAVLTWEMHRAMGVGIDAGSERAAPDVDVTVTLAGVIKAPCRVVWTVEEYRRAGWAYGTLAGHPECGEESFVVDRTGDGTVWLTISAFSRPAKWYTKAGGPATRGLQHAYARRCGLVLRRLCGGYEED